TTCGGCGGGCTGTTCCTCGTGGACTCCCCGGAGCAGCGCCGGCTGCGGGTGCGCGACTCCCTGGAGCTGGCCCGGCAGGACTGGGCCGGCACCGCCACCTTCGACCGGCCGGAGGACCACTGGCCGAAGGCGTGGGCCGAGGCCTACCTGCAGTTCGCGGCGGGGGAGAAGCGGGCCTGGCTGCGCGAGCAGGGCATCGGGCTGTTCCCGGTGGTCGGCTGGGCCGAGCGCGGCGGCTACACCGCCACCGGCCACGGCAACTCCGTGCCCCGCTTCCACATCGTCTGGGGCACCGGGCCGGGCATCGTCGCGCCGTTCGCCCGCCGGGTGCGGGCGGCCGCCGAGCGGGGCGTGCTGCAGCTGCGGTTCCGCCACCGGGTCGACGAGCTGGTGGTCGAGGGCGGCGCGGTGACCGGCGTCCGCGGCACGGTGCTGGAGCCCAGCGACGCCGCCCGCGGCGAGGCCAGCTCGCGCACCGCTGTCGGGGAGTTCGAGCTGCGCGCGCAGGCCGTCGTCGTCACCTCCGGGGGCATCGGCGGCGACCACGACCTGGTGCGGCGCAACTGGCCGGCGCGGCTGGGCCCGCCGCCGCGGCGGCTGCTGTCGGGGGTGCCCGCGCACGTCGACGGCCGGATGCTGCAGGTCGCCCAGGACACCGGCGCCAGCGTCGTCAACGCCGACCGGATGTGGCACTACACCGAGGGCGTCGCCAACCACTCGCCGGTCTGGGCGCGGCACGGCATCCGGATCCTGCCCGGGCCCTCGTCGCTGTGGCTCGACGCCACCGGCAAGCGGCTGCCGGTGCCGCTGTTCCCCGGCTTCGACACCCTCGGCACGCTGGCCCACATCGGGCAGACCGGCCACGAGCACACCTGGTTCGTCGCCACCCACAGGATCGTGGAGAAGGAGTTCGCCCTGTCGGGCTCCGAGCAGAACCCCGACCTCACCGGCCGGGACCTCAGGCTGCTGCTCGGCCGGGTCCGGGCCGGCGTCGCCGCCCCCGTCCAGCGGTTCCTGGACGACGGCGAGGACTTCGTCGTCGCCCGCACCCTGCCCGAGCTGGTCGACGGCATGAACCGGGTCACCGGCGGCACCCCCCAACTGCACCTGGGCGACGTCGAGCGCGAGGTGGTGGCCCGCGACCGCGAGGTGGCGCACCCGTTCACCAAGGACCTGCAGGTCACCGCCATCCGCGGCGCCCGCGGCTACCTGGGCGACAAGCTGATCCGGGTCGCGCCGCCGCACCGGCTGCTCGACCCGGCCGCCGGCCCACTGGTCGCCGTCCGGCTGAACCTGATCACCCGCAAGACCCTCGGCGGGCTGGAGACCGACCTGTCGGGGCGGGTGCTGCGACCCGGTGGCGAGGTCTTCCCCGGGCTCTACGCCGCCGGCGAGGTCGCCGGCTTCGGCGGTGGCGGGATGCACGGCTACCGGTCGCTGGAGGGCACCTTCCTCGGCGGGTGCCTGTTCTCCGGCCGGGTCGCCGGCCGCGCGCTGGCGGCCGCGCTGTGAGGACGACGCGCGAGGGAGCACCGCAGGGAGCGCCGGCGACCGAGGCGCGGATCGAGCGCGGAGTCGAACGGACGGCACTGTGAGTCCGAGCCCCTGGTCGGACCCGGCCACGGAGACCGAGCCGGGTGCGCCCTACAGCGGGCCGCCGCCGACCGCCCCCTACGCGCCCACCCCGTACCCACCGGCCTGGGCCTGGCCGCCGCAGCCGCCGCCGTGGTCGGGGCCGTGGCCGCCGGCACCGGCCCGCCCGCGGCGGCCCGGACAGGTGGTCGCCGCCGCGGTGCTCGTGCTCGTGCAGGCCGCCGGGGTGGCGCTGGTCACCGCCTACCTGCAGCTGCTGGCCTCGGTGCTCTCCGCGGCCGTCGGCCAGCCCGGCTTCCCGGCCGGCGCCGCGGTGCTGGTCGCCGAGGCGGGCACGCTCGCCGTCGTGCAGGTGGCCTCGGTGGTGCTCCTGGTGACCGCGGGGGTGCTGGCGCTGGCGACCCGCCGTCCCCTCGCGCGCTGGTCGCTGGTCGCGGCCTCCGGCCTGCAGCTGGCCCTGGCCGCCTACTGGGCGGTGCGCCTGCTGGCGCTGCTCGACGGCAGCGCGGCCGTGCTGGCCCTCCTGGTCCTCGTCGCGGCCGCTGCGCCGGCGGCGGCGCTGGGGCTGTCGGTCGGCCGGCCCGCCCGGGCCTGGTTCGCCGGTGACGCCGGGGGCAGTGGCCCGCCGCACCGGTGACCGGGCCGGCTGCGCGCGGGTGGGACGATCGGGGGGTGTCCGCCGTCCCCGCCGCCGAGCCCACCCTGGACCCCGCCGTCGCCGCCCTGCTGCGCCGCGACCCCGCCGGCCTGGTCGCCGCCGTCGTCCAGCAGCACGACACCGGCGAGGTGCTCATGGTCGCGTGGATGGACGACGAGGCACTGCACCGCACCCTGACCACCGGGCGGGCCACCTACTGGTCGCGGAGCCGGCGCGAGTACTGGGTCAAGGGGGAGACCTCCGGGCACCGGCAGTGGGTCCGCGACGTCCGGCTGGACTGCGACGGCGACGCGCTGCTGCTGCTGGTCGACCAGGAGGGCCCGGCCTGCCACACCGGCGCGCGCTCCTGCTTCTCCCGCGAGCTGGAGGTCACCCGTGCGGCTGGGTGAGACCACCCCCACCCGGGAGGAGTTCGCCGCACTCGACCAGCCGGTGGTCCCGGTCACCCGCCGGCTGCTGGCCGACGGGGAGACCGCCGTCGGCGTCTACCGCAAGCTGGCCGGCAACCGGCCTGGCACGGTGCTGCTCGAGTCCGCCGAGCAGGGCAAGCAGTGGAGCCGGTACAGCTTCGTCGGCGTGCGCAGCGCCGGGGTGCTCACCGAGCGGGACGGCGCCGCGCTGTGGCTGGGGGAGCCGCTGCCCGGCCTGACCGAGGACCTCCCCGGGGACCCGCTGGCCGCCGTCCGCACCCTGGCCCGCCGGCTGCGCTCCCCGCGCCGCCCGGACCTACCCCGGCTGACCGGCGGGCTGGTCGGCTACCTCGGCTACGACGTCGTCCGGCGGCTGGAACGGCTGCCGGAGACCAGCACCGACGACCTCGGCATGCCCGAGCTGGCGCTCGCGCTGGTCACCGACCTCGCGGTGCTGGACCACCACGACGGCACGGTGCTGCTCATCGCCAACGCGCTCACCGGCGACTACGACGACGCGGTGACCCGGCTGGACGCCATGGCGGCGGACCTCACCGAGGCCGGGCCGTCCGGGGTGGCCGCCTTCGCCACCGCCGAGCCGCCGCCGGTGCGCTCCAACATGGCGCCGGGGGAGTACCAGGCCGGGGTCGAGACCGTCCGCGAGCACATCCGGGCCGGCGACGCCTTCCAGGTGGTCCTGGCCCAGCGCTTCGAGGTGCCCACCGACGTCGACGCGCTGGACCTCTACCGGGTGCTGCGGGCGACTAACCCGTCGCCCTACATGTACCTGCTGCGCTTCGCCGGCCGGGAGTCGCCGTTCGACGTCGTCGGCTCCTCGCCGGAGGCGCTGGTGACGGTGACCGGCAGCTCGGCCGTCGTCCACCCGCCGGCCGGCACCCGCCCGCGCGGGGCGACCCCCGAGGAGGACGTGCGGCTGGCCGAGGGCCTGCTGGCCGACCCCAAGGAGCGCGCCGAGCACGTGATGCTGGTCGACCTGGCCCGCAACGACCTTGGCCGGGTGTGCCTGCCGGGTTCGGTCGAGGTGCCCGACTTCATGCGCGTGGAGCACTACAGCCACGTCATGCACCTGGTGTCCACCGTCGCCGGGGAGGTCGCGCCCGAGTGGGACGCCCTGGACGTGTTCGACGCGACCTTCCCCGCCGGCACGGTGTCCGGGGCGCCCAAGCCGCGCGCGATGGAGATCATCGAGTCGCTGGAGCCCAGCCGGCGGGCGCTCTACGCCGGGACGGTGGGCTACGTGGACGCCAGCGGGGACCTCGACATGGCCATCGCCATCCGGACGGCGGTGCTGCACGAGGGCCGGGCCTACGTGCAGGCCGGAGCCGGGATCGTCGCCGACAGCGATCCGGCGACCGAGGAGGCCGAGACCCGGCACAAGGCGCGGGCGGTGCTCGCGGCGATCGCGACGGCGGAGGGGATGCGGGAGCTCCCGTGAGCGGGCGGTCCCGCCGGGAGCTGCCCGCGGCCGTCGCCGGTGCGGCGGTGGCCGGCGCGCTGGCGCTGTCCACCGGCGGCCAGACCTGGCTGGCCGCGACCGTCACCCGCCCGGCGCCCCTGCCGCCGGTCACCGAGCAGCTGACCGGCTCCGAGCTCGCCCCGCTGGTCCCGGCCGGCGGCCTGGTGCTGCTGGCCGCGGCCGCCGCGCTGCTCGCCGTGCGCGGCACCGGGCGGGTGCTGGTCGGCCTGCTGGCCGCCGTGGCCGGCGGGGTGCTGGGCTGGTCGGGCCTGCGCACCCTGCTCGCCGACGCGGACGCCACGGCCGCGGGGGTGCTCGCCGCGACCCCCGGCAGCACGACCAGCGCCTCGGTGCAGGCCGCGTGGCCGGTGCTCGCCGTCGTCGCCGGGCTGCTGGCGGCCGCGGCCGGCCTGCTGACCGTGCTGCGCGGGCGGGGCTGGCCGGGGCTGGGCCGCCGCCACGAGCGGCCCGCGGCCACCGGACCGGCCCCGCGGCGCGAGCGGAGCGACGAGGACCGCGCCCTGGACGCCTGGCGGGCCCTGGACCGCGGTGAGGACCCCACCGAGGAGCGGACCGAACAGCGCTGAGTACCCGGGCCCACCGGCGCCACACCCACCCGGGGGACGGCGGCGTCGCCCCCGCGGGGAGTGGGGCGGTCGCCGCCTCTAGAGTGGGTCCACGGATCGGGTCCCGGCCGGGGCCGCGCCCCGAGGTGGTCCGACACGGCCCTGCGGGCGGAGGACGAGCAGCAGCGGGAGGACTCGTGTCCGTGCTCGACGAGATCGTCGCCGGCGTCCGTGCGGACCTCGCCGTCCGCGAGGCCGGCACCCCCCTGGCGGAGGTCAAGGCCGCCGCCGCGGACGCCCGCCCACCCCTGGACGCCCTGGCCGCGCTGCGCGCCCCCGGTGTCGGCGTCATCGCCGAGGTCAAGCGGCAGAGCCCGTCCAAGGGCGCGCTCGCCGACATCCCCGACCCCGCGGTGCTGGCCCGGCAGTACGCCGACGGCGGCGCGCGGGTGGTCAGCGTGCTCACCGAGCGCCGCCGCTTCGGCGGGGGGCAGGCCGACCTGGCCGCGGTCCGCGCCGCGGTCGACGTCCCGGTGCTGTGCAAGGACTTCGTCGTCACCAGCTACCAGGTGCACGAGGCGCGCGCGCACGGCGCCGACGTCGTCCTGCTGATCGTCGCCGCGCTGGAGCAGAACGCGCTGGTCGGCCTGCTGGAGCGGGTGGAGTCCCTGGGCATGACCGCGCTGGTGGAGGTGCACACCGAGGCCGAGGCCGACCGGGCACTCGCCGCCGGCGCCGCGGTGATCGGCGTCAACGCCCGCGACCTCACCACCCTGCAGGTCGACCGCTCCACCTTCGAGCGGATCGCGCCGGGGCTGCCGTCGGGGGTGGTCAAGGTCGCCGAGTCCGGCGTCCGCGGGCCGCACGACCTGATCTCCTACGCCGCGGCCGGGGCCGACGCCGTCCTCGTCGGCGAGGGCCTGGTCACCGCCGGCGACGCCCGCCAGGCGGTGGCCGACCTGGTGACCGCCGGGGCGCACCCGGCCACCCCGCACACCCCCCGCTGACCCCGGGCGCCGAGGGCGGCCCGTCGGGATCCGGCGACTCCCGCGCCGTTGCCCCTTCTTGCGCGCTGCTGCTCCGGCGCCCGAGTGCAGGGAACGGCGCGAGAGTCGGAGCCGGAGCCGGCGGCCCGGCGCGCTGACCCCCTCCACCACCTGCACCGCGAGACGCGGGACACTGGGGGCATGACCACCAGCGCCGTCCGCCCGCCCGAGCCGCGACTCGAGCCGACGCGCCCGAGCTGGCCGGACGCCACCGGCCACTTCGGGGTCTTCGGCGGCCGCTTCGTGCCCGAGGCGCTGATCGCCGCCCTCGACGAGCTGACCGCCGCCTACCGCGCCATGCGCGTCGACCCGGCCTTCACCGCCGAGTTCGCCGCGCTGCAGCGGGACTACACCGGCCGGCCCAGCCCCATCACCGAGGTGCCCAGGTTCGCCGAGCACGCGGGCGGCGCGCGCATCTGGCTCAAGCGCGAGGACCTCAACCACACCGGCTCGCACAAGATCAACAACGTGCTGGGCCAGGCGCTGCTGACCCGGCGGATCGGCAAGCAGCGGGTCATCGCCGAGACCGGGGCCGGGCAGCACGGCGTGGCCACCGCGACCGCGGCGGCGCTCATGGGGCTGTCCTGCACGGTCTACATGGGCGAGGAGGACACCCGCCGCCAGGCGCTCAACGTCGCCCGGATGCGGCTGCTCGGCGCCGAGGTCGTGCCGGTCACCACCGGCTCGCGCACCCTCAAGGACGCCATCAACGAGGCCTTCCGCGACTGGGTCACCAACGTCGAGACGACGAACTACGTCTTCGGCACCGTCGCCGGCCCGCACCCCTTCCCCGAGATGGTCCGCGACTTCCAGCGGGTGATCGGCGACGAGGCGCGCGCCCAGCTCCTCGAGCGGGAGGGCCGGCTGCCCGACGCCGTGCTGGCCTGCGTCGGCGGCGGCTCCAACGCCATCGGCGTCTTCACCGCCTTCGTGCCCGACGCCGGCGTGCGGCTGGTCGGCCTGGAGGCCGGGGGCGACGGCGTGGCCACCGGCCGGCACGCGGCCAGCATCACCGGTGGGACGCCGGGGGTGCTGCACGGCGCCCGCTCCTACCTGCTGCAGGACGACAACGGCCAGACCGTCGAGTCGCACTCGATCAGCGCCGGCCTGGACTACCCGGGCGTGGGGCCCGAGCACTCCCACCTGCACGACATCGGCCGGGCGGAGTACCGGCCGGTCACCGACGCCGAGGCCATGGAGGCCTTCGCGCTGCTGTGCCGCACCGAGGGCATCATCCCGGCCATCGAGTCCGCCCACGCGCTGGCCGGCGCGCTGACGCTGGGCCGCGAGCTCGGGCCGGACGCCGTCCTGCTGGTCAACCTCTCCGGCCGCGGCGACAAGGACGTCGAGACGGCCAGCGCCTGGTTCGGCCTGGGCGGGCGCGGCGCCCCGACCGACGAGGACGAGCGGGCGGTGGAGGCCGGCCGCGGCGCGGACCCCGGGCCGGGCCTGGACACCGACCAGCGGCCCACCGAGGGCGCGGTGGCCAACGGCGAGGCGGTCGCCGGGCCCGACGCCGGGAGCCAGGCGTGAGTGGGCTCGCCGACCGCATCGGTGCCGCCCGCGCCGAGGGCCGGGCGGCGCTGATCGCCTACCTGCCGGTGGGCTACCCCGACGTCCCCGGCTCGATCGAGGCCATGGCCGCCGCGGTCGACGGCGGCGCGGACGTCGTCGAGATCGGCGTCCCCTACAGCGACCCGGGGATGGACGGCCCGGTCATCCAGCAGGCCGTCGACCCGGCCGTGCGCGCCGGCGTCGGCATGCCCGCCGTGCTGCAGGCCGTCGAGGCGGTCGCCGCGGCCGGTGCGGTGCCGGTCGTGATGAGCTACTGGAACCCGGTCGAGCGCTACGGCGTGGACCGCTTCGCCGCCGACCTGGCCGCCGCCGGGGGCGCCGGCGCCATCACCCCCGACCTGATCCCCGACGAGGCCGGGCCGTGGCTGGCGGCCTCGGAGTCCCGCGACCTCGACCGGGTCTTCCTCGTCGCCCCGTCGTCCACCGACGCCCGGCTGGCCGCGACCACGGCGGCCTGCCGCGGCTTCGTCTACGCCGCCTCCACCATGGGCGTCACCGGCACCCGGGCCACCGTGGGCGACGCGGCGGAGGAGCTGGTCGCCCGCACCCGGGCCGCGGCGCCGGACCTCGCCGTCTGCGTGGGCCTCGGCGTCTCGAACGGGGACCAGGCCGCCGAGGTCGCCGCCTTCGCCGACGGCGTGATCGTCGGGTCGGCCTACGTCCGCGAACTGCTCGAGGGCCGGGGCGCCGACGGGGTGCGCCGGCTGTCGGCGGACCTGGCGGCGGGCGTCCGCCGCCCGGTCGCCGCCCGGTGAGCACCGGCACCGTGACCGTCTGGGCCGCCCTCCCCAGCCCCACGCAGAGCGTCTGGCAGCTGGGCCCGCTGCCGCTGCGCGCCTACGCGCTGTGCATCATCGCCGGCATCGTGGCGGCCGCCGTGCTCACCGAGCGCCGCTGGGTGGCCCGCGGTGGCGCCCCCGGCGACGTCCTGGACATCGCCGTGTGGGCGGTGCCGTTCGGGATCGTCGGCGGCCGGCTCTACCACGTGCTCAGCAGCCCCCGGCCCTACTTCGGCGAGGGCGGCGACCCGCTGCGCGCGCTGGCCATCTGGGAGGGCGGTCTGGGCATCTGGGGCGCGATCGCCCTCGGCGGGGTCGGCGCCTGGATCGCCTGCCGCCGCCGCGGCATCCCGCTGCCGGCCTTCGCCGACGCGCTGGCCCCCGGGCTGCTCGTCGCCCAGGCGATCGGCCGGCTGGGCAACTGGTTCAACAACGAGCTCTACGGCCGCGCCACCGACCTGCCGTGGGCCCTGACCGTCTACGAGTGGACCGGCACGCAGGCCGCCGTCGGCCCGGACGGGCAGCCGCTGGTGCTGGGCACCTTCCACCCCACGTTCCTCTACGAGCTGCTGTGGAACCTGGCCGCCGCGGCCGTGGTGGTCTGGGCCGACCGGCGCTTCCGGCTCAGCCACGGGCGGGCCTTCGCGCTCTACGTCGCCCTCTACTGCGCCGGCCGGCTGTGGATCGAGCTGCTGCGCACCGACCCCGCGGAGACCATCGGCGGGGTCCGGCTCAACGTCTACACCTCCGTCGTCGTCG
This window of the Geodermatophilus sp. DSM 44513 genome carries:
- a CDS encoding FAD-binding dehydrogenase, which codes for MSDTDVVVVGAGLAGLVAAAELADAGRRVVLLDQEPEQSLGGQAWWSFGGLFLVDSPEQRRLRVRDSLELARQDWAGTATFDRPEDHWPKAWAEAYLQFAAGEKRAWLREQGIGLFPVVGWAERGGYTATGHGNSVPRFHIVWGTGPGIVAPFARRVRAAAERGVLQLRFRHRVDELVVEGGAVTGVRGTVLEPSDAARGEASSRTAVGEFELRAQAVVVTSGGIGGDHDLVRRNWPARLGPPPRRLLSGVPAHVDGRMLQVAQDTGASVVNADRMWHYTEGVANHSPVWARHGIRILPGPSSLWLDATGKRLPVPLFPGFDTLGTLAHIGQTGHEHTWFVATHRIVEKEFALSGSEQNPDLTGRDLRLLLGRVRAGVAAPVQRFLDDGEDFVVARTLPELVDGMNRVTGGTPQLHLGDVEREVVARDREVAHPFTKDLQVTAIRGARGYLGDKLIRVAPPHRLLDPAAGPLVAVRLNLITRKTLGGLETDLSGRVLRPGGEVFPGLYAAGEVAGFGGGGMHGYRSLEGTFLGGCLFSGRVAGRALAAAL
- the trpA gene encoding tryptophan synthase subunit alpha, whose product is MSGLADRIGAARAEGRAALIAYLPVGYPDVPGSIEAMAAAVDGGADVVEIGVPYSDPGMDGPVIQQAVDPAVRAGVGMPAVLQAVEAVAAAGAVPVVMSYWNPVERYGVDRFAADLAAAGGAGAITPDLIPDEAGPWLAASESRDLDRVFLVAPSSTDARLAATTAACRGFVYAASTMGVTGTRATVGDAAEELVARTRAAAPDLAVCVGLGVSNGDQAAEVAAFADGVIVGSAYVRELLEGRGADGVRRLSADLAAGVRRPVAAR
- a CDS encoding anthranilate synthase component I, with protein sequence MRLGETTPTREEFAALDQPVVPVTRRLLADGETAVGVYRKLAGNRPGTVLLESAEQGKQWSRYSFVGVRSAGVLTERDGAALWLGEPLPGLTEDLPGDPLAAVRTLARRLRSPRRPDLPRLTGGLVGYLGYDVVRRLERLPETSTDDLGMPELALALVTDLAVLDHHDGTVLLIANALTGDYDDAVTRLDAMAADLTEAGPSGVAAFATAEPPPVRSNMAPGEYQAGVETVREHIRAGDAFQVVLAQRFEVPTDVDALDLYRVLRATNPSPYMYLLRFAGRESPFDVVGSSPEALVTVTGSSAVVHPPAGTRPRGATPEEDVRLAEGLLADPKERAEHVMLVDLARNDLGRVCLPGSVEVPDFMRVEHYSHVMHLVSTVAGEVAPEWDALDVFDATFPAGTVSGAPKPRAMEIIESLEPSRRALYAGTVGYVDASGDLDMAIAIRTAVLHEGRAYVQAGAGIVADSDPATEEAETRHKARAVLAAIATAEGMRELP
- the trpC gene encoding indole-3-glycerol phosphate synthase TrpC; this encodes MSVLDEIVAGVRADLAVREAGTPLAEVKAAAADARPPLDALAALRAPGVGVIAEVKRQSPSKGALADIPDPAVLARQYADGGARVVSVLTERRRFGGGQADLAAVRAAVDVPVLCKDFVVTSYQVHEARAHGADVVLLIVAALEQNALVGLLERVESLGMTALVEVHTEAEADRALAAGAAVIGVNARDLTTLQVDRSTFERIAPGLPSGVVKVAESGVRGPHDLISYAAAGADAVLVGEGLVTAGDARQAVADLVTAGAHPATPHTPR
- a CDS encoding Trp biosynthesis-associated membrane protein; the protein is MSGRSRRELPAAVAGAAVAGALALSTGGQTWLAATVTRPAPLPPVTEQLTGSELAPLVPAGGLVLLAAAAALLAVRGTGRVLVGLLAAVAGGVLGWSGLRTLLADADATAAGVLAATPGSTTSASVQAAWPVLAVVAGLLAAAAGLLTVLRGRGWPGLGRRHERPAATGPAPRRERSDEDRALDAWRALDRGEDPTEERTEQR
- the lgt gene encoding prolipoprotein diacylglyceryl transferase; the protein is MSTGTVTVWAALPSPTQSVWQLGPLPLRAYALCIIAGIVAAAVLTERRWVARGGAPGDVLDIAVWAVPFGIVGGRLYHVLSSPRPYFGEGGDPLRALAIWEGGLGIWGAIALGGVGAWIACRRRGIPLPAFADALAPGLLVAQAIGRLGNWFNNELYGRATDLPWALTVYEWTGTQAAVGPDGQPLVLGTFHPTFLYELLWNLAAAAVVVWADRRFRLSHGRAFALYVALYCAGRLWIELLRTDPAETIGGVRLNVYTSVVVGLLAVAYLVWQRGRPREVVTRGSVAADTRSRPTDEGDTAPAVAPGTAEARDGEDPGGDGVRRHPDT
- the trpB gene encoding tryptophan synthase subunit beta — encoded protein: MTTSAVRPPEPRLEPTRPSWPDATGHFGVFGGRFVPEALIAALDELTAAYRAMRVDPAFTAEFAALQRDYTGRPSPITEVPRFAEHAGGARIWLKREDLNHTGSHKINNVLGQALLTRRIGKQRVIAETGAGQHGVATATAAALMGLSCTVYMGEEDTRRQALNVARMRLLGAEVVPVTTGSRTLKDAINEAFRDWVTNVETTNYVFGTVAGPHPFPEMVRDFQRVIGDEARAQLLEREGRLPDAVLACVGGGSNAIGVFTAFVPDAGVRLVGLEAGGDGVATGRHAASITGGTPGVLHGARSYLLQDDNGQTVESHSISAGLDYPGVGPEHSHLHDIGRAEYRPVTDAEAMEAFALLCRTEGIIPAIESAHALAGALTLGRELGPDAVLLVNLSGRGDKDVETASAWFGLGGRGAPTDEDERAVEAGRGADPGPGLDTDQRPTEGAVANGEAVAGPDAGSQA
- the hisI gene encoding phosphoribosyl-AMP cyclohydrolase, with the protein product MSAVPAAEPTLDPAVAALLRRDPAGLVAAVVQQHDTGEVLMVAWMDDEALHRTLTTGRATYWSRSRREYWVKGETSGHRQWVRDVRLDCDGDALLLLVDQEGPACHTGARSCFSRELEVTRAAG